In Rutidosis leptorrhynchoides isolate AG116_Rl617_1_P2 chromosome 2, CSIRO_AGI_Rlap_v1, whole genome shotgun sequence, one genomic interval encodes:
- the LOC139894559 gene encoding clathrin heavy chain 1, protein MAAANAPITMKEALTLPSIGINPQFITFTNVTMESDKFICVRETSPQNSVVIIDMSMPMQPLRRPITADSALMNPISKILALKAQLPGTTQDHLQIFNIEMKAKVKSHQMPEQVVFWKWITPKMLGMVTQTSVYHWSMEGDSEPVKMFDRTANLSNNQIINYKCDPSEKWLVLIGIAPGSPERPQLVKGNMQLFSVDQQRSQALEAHAASFASLKVPGNENPSILISFATKSSNAGQVTSKLHVIELGAQPGKPSFTKKQADLFFPPDFADDFPVAMQISHKYGLIYVITKLGLLFVYDLETATAVYRNRISPDPIFLTSEASSLGGFYAVNRRGQVLLATVNESTIVPFVSGQLNNLELAVNLAKRGNLPGAENLVVQRFQELFAQTKYKEAAELAAESPQGILRTPDTVAKFQSVPVQAGQTPPLLQYFGTLLTKGKLNAFESLELSRLVVNQNKKNLLENWLAEDKLECSEELGDLVKTVDNDLALKIYIKARATPKVVAAFAERREFDKILIYSKQVGYSPDYLFLLQTILRSDPQGAVNFALMMSQMEGGCPVDYNTITDLFLQRNLIREATAFLLDVLKPNLPEHAHLQTKVLEINLVTFPNVADAILANGMFSHYDRPRIAQLCEKAGLYVRALQHYSELPDIKRVIVNTHAIEPQSLVEFFGTLSKEWALECMKDLLLVNLRGNLQIIVQVAKEYCEQLGVEACIKLFEQFKSYEGLYFFLGSYLSSSEDPDIHFKYIEAAAKTGQIKEVERVTRESNFYDAEKAKNFLMEAKLPDARPLINVCDRFGFVPDLTHYLYTNNMLRYIEGYVQKVNPGNAPQVVGQLLDDECPEDFIKGLILSVRSLLPVEPLVDECEKRNRLRLLTQFLEHLVSEGSQDVHVHNALGKIIIDSNNNPEHFLTTNPYYDSRVVGKYCEKRDPTLAVVAYRRGQCDDELINVTNKNSLFKLQARYVVERMDGDLWEKALNPENEYRRQLIDQVVSTALPESKSPEQVSAAVKAFMTADLPHELIELLEKIVLQNSAFSGNFNLQNLLILTAIKADSSRVMDYVNRLDNFDGPAVGEVAVEAQLYEEAFAIFKKFNLNVQAVNVLLDNIQSIPRAVEFAYRVEEDAVWSQVAKAQLRDGLVSDAIDSFIRADDATQFLDVIRAAEDTECYPDLVKYLLMVRDKTKEPKVDSELIYAYAKIDRLSDIEEFILMPNVANLHNVGDRLFDEALYEAAKIIYAFISNWAKLAVTLVRLQQFQGAVDAARKANSAKTWKEVCFACVDAEEFRLAQICGLNIIVQVDDLEEVSEYYQNRGCFNELISLMESGLGLERAHMGIFTELGVLYARYRHEKLMEHIKLFSTRLNIPKLIRACDEQQHWKELTYLYIQYDEFDNAASTVMNHSPEAWDHMQFKDIAVKVANVELYYKAVHFYLEEHPDLINDVLNVLALRVDHTRVVDIMRKAGQLPLVKPYMVAVQSNNVSAVNEALNEIYVEEEDYDRLRESIDLHDNFDQIGLAQKIEKHELLEMRRVAAYIYKKAGRWKQSIALSKKDKVYKDAMETASQSGDRELAEELLTYFIDQGKKECFASSLFVCYDLIRPDVALELAWLNNMIDFAFPYLLQFIREYTGKVDELIKDKMESIKENKAKENEEQDIVKQQNMYAQLLPLALPAPPGMGGGQMGGGYGPPPPMGGMGMPPMPPFGMPPMGSY, encoded by the exons TTGCCAAGTATAGGGATCAATCCACAGTTCATTACGTTTACTAATGTAACGATGGAGTCAGATAAGTTTATTTGTGTTCGTGAAACATCGCCTCAAAATAGTGTGGTGATCATTGACATGAGCATGCCAATGCAACCACTGAGGAGGCCTATTACCGCTGACTCGGCTCTTATGAATCCCATTTCAAAGATTCTGGCACTTAAAG CTCAACTTCCCGGGACTACTCAAGATCACCTACAGATATTTAATATCGAGATGAAAGCTAAAGTGAAGTCTCATCAGATGCCTGAGCAG GTTGTCTTTTGGAAGTGGATCACACCTAAGATGTTGGGAATGGTAACCCAGACCTCGGTATATCACTGGTCAATGGAAG GTGACTCTGAACCTGTGAAGATGTTCGATAGGACAGCTAATTTGTCAAACAATCAGATCATAAATTACAAATGTGATCCATCTGAGAAATGGTTGGTGTTGATTGGGATTGCCCCTGGCTCGCCTGAG AGACCTCAGTTAGTCAAAGGAAATATGCAGCTTTTTTCGGTTGATCAGCAGCGAAGTCAAGCTCTTGAAGCTCATGCAGCATCATTTGCCTCCTTGAAA GTTCCAGGCAATGAGAATCCTTCAATTCTCATATCTTTTGCAACAAAAAGTTCTAATGCTGGACAGGTTACATCAAAGCTACACGTCATCGAACTTGGTGCCCAGCCAG GGAAACCTTCATTTACCAAGAAACAAGCAGATCTCTTTTTCCCTCCCGACTTTGCAGATGATTTTCCAGTTGCCATGCAG ATATCCCACAAGTATGGTTTGATTTATGTCATCACCAAGCTAGGACTTCTATTTGTATATGATCTTGAAACCGCTACAGCAGTATATAGAAACAGGATTAGCCCGGATCCAATTTTCCTGACATCGGAAGCTTCCTCACTTGGGGGTTTCTATGCTGTTAATAGACGTGGTCAGGTGTTACTCGCTACTGTAAATGAATCAACAATTGTACCTTTTGTTAGTGGACAG TTAAACAACCTGGAGCTTGCTGTCAATCTTGCAAAACGTGGAAACTTACCTGGTGCAGAGAATTTG GTTGTTCAGCGTTTCCAAGAACTCTTTGCTCAAACCAAGTACAAAGAAGCTGCTGAGCTTGCTGCAGAATCTCCCCAAGGCATACTTCGTACACCGGATACAGTTGCAAAATTTCAG AGTGTACCTGTCCAAGCTGGTCAAACACCACCATTGTTGCAGTACTTTGGAACCCTTCTGACAAAAGGAAAACTAAATGCGTTTGAATCTTTGGAACTTTCTCGCTTAGTTGTTAATCAAAACAAAAAAAATCTCTTGGAGAATTGGTTAGCCGAAGACAAATTGGAATGCAGTGAGGAACTTGGAGACCTTGTGAAG ACTGTAGACAATGATCTTGCATTGAAAATTTACATCAAAGCCAGAGCTACCCCAAAAGTTGTTGCAGCTTTTGCTGAAAGACGAGAGTTTGACAAAATTCTCATTTACTCCAAGCAG GTTGGGTATTCACCTGATTATTTGTTTCTTCTGCAAACAATTCTTCGGTCCGACCCTCAG GGAGCTGTTAACTTTGCTCTAATGATGTCCCAAATGGAAGGAGGTTGTCCCGTTGATTACAACACCATTACAGATCTTTTCCTTCAG AGGAACTTGATAAGGGAGGCGACAGCTTTCCTCTTGGATGTTCTAAAGCCCAATTTGCCAGAACATGCTCACCTTCAAACTAAG GTCCTTGAAATCAACCTTGTTACCTTCCCTAATGTCGCTGATGCGATATTAGCTAATGGTATGTTCAGTCACTATGACCGGCCTCGGATTGCTCAACTTTGTGAGAAAGCAGGCCTATATGTTCGAGCCCTTCAGCATTACAGTGAATTGCCGGATATTAAACGTGTCATTGTGAATACTCACGCGATAGAGCCGCAG TCTCTTGTTGAATTTTTTGGAACTCTATCAAAGGAATGGGCACTTGAGTGCATGAAGGATCTTTTGCTTGTCAATTTGAGAGGAAACCTCCAAATTATTGTCCAG GTTGCTAAGGAATACTGTGAGCAGCTGGGTGTTGAAGCATGTATTAAACTCTTTGAGCAATTTAAATCTTATGAAGGCCTTTATTTCTTTTTGGGCTCGTATTTGAGCTCCAG TGAGGATCCTGACATACACTTTAAGTACATTGAGGCGGCTGCAAAGACAGGTCAAATTAAGGAGGTTGAGCGTGTAACAAGAGAATCAAACTTTTATGATGCTGAGAAGGCCAAGAACTTCTTGATGGAAGCTAAGCTTCCAGATGCACGGCCATTGATCAATGTTTGTGACCGTTTCGGCTTTGTTCCTGATCTTACTCACTACCTGTACACCAACAACATGCTTCGTTATATCGAAGGTTATGTTCAGAAG GTCAACCCTGGGAACGCTCCACAAGTTGTAGGACAGCTTTTAGATGATGAATGCCCTGAAGATTTTATCAAAGGTCTAATCCTATCAGTTCGCTCATTACTTCCAGTTGAGCCTCTTGTTGATGAGTGTGAAAAGAG GAATCGACTGAGGTTATTAACTCAGTTTTTGGAGCATCTGGTGAGTGAAGGAAGCCAAGATGTCCATGTTCATAATGCTTTGGGTAAGATTATCATAGACAGCAATAACAACCCAGAGCACTTCCTTACAACCAACCCGTATTATGATTCACGTGTTGTGGGGAAATATTGCGAGAAGCGTGATCCCACGCTTGCTGTTGTTGCGTACCGCAGAGGACAATGCGATGATGAACTTATCAATGTAACAAACAAGAACTCTCTGTTTAAGTTGCAAGCCAG GTATGTTGTAGAGAGGATGGATGGTGATCTTTGGGAGAAGGCTCTTAACCCGGAAAATGAATATAGAAGGCAACTCATTGATCAAGTTGTTTCAACTGCTCTTCCAGAGAGCAAGAGCCCCGAGCAGGTTTCTGCTGCCGTTAAAGCTTTCATGACTGCCGATCTACCCCATGAACTAATCGAGCTCCTTGAGAAAATCGTCCTCCAAAACTCTGCTTTTAGTGGAAACTTCAATCTACAAAACTTACTCATCTTAACCGCCATTAAAGCAGACTCATCACGAGTTATGGACTACGTCAATAGGTTAGACAACTTTGACGGGCCCGCTGTTGGTGAGGTGGCTGTAGAAGCACAGCTTTATGAAGAGGCATTTGCTATATTTAAGAAATTCAACCTAAATGTTCAAGCAGTCAACGTTTTACTAGACAACATACAAAGTATTCCACGTGCTGTTGAATTTGCATACCGTGTTGAGGAAGATGCTGTATGGAGTCAAGTGGCTAAAGCTCAACTCAGAGACGGGTTAGTGAGTGATGCAATAGACTCGTTCATTCGTGCGGATGATGCTACCCAATTCTTGGATGTTATTCGTGCTGCTGAGGACACAGAATGTTACCCTGATCTGGTTAAATATCTTCTGATGGTGAGAGACAAAACCAAGGAGCCAAAGGTGGATAGCGAGCTTATTTACGCATATGCAAAGATTGATAGATTGAGCGATATTGAAGAGTTTATCCTTATGCCAAATGTTGCCAACTTACATAATGTTGGTGATCGTCTGTTTGATGAAGCATTGTATGAAGCTGCTAAAATTATATATGCTTTCATTTCCAACTGGGCTAAGCTGGCTGTGACACTTGTGAGGCTCCAACAGTTTCAAGGTGCTGTTGATGCAGCTCGTAAAGCAAATAGCGCTAAGACGTGGAAAGAAGTTTGCTTCGCTTGTGTTGATGCTGAGGAGTTTCGTTTGGCTCAAATATGTGGGCTCAATATTATTGTTCAG GTTGATGATTTAGAAGAGGTCAGCGAATACTACCAAAACAGAGGATGCTTTAACGAGCTGATATCTCTAATGGAGAGTGGTTTGGGTTTGGAACGGGCTCATATGGGGATCTTCACCGAGCTCGGTGTTCTTTACGCAAGATACCGTCATGAGAAGTTAATGGAGCACATAAAGTTATTTTCAACCCGCCTTAACATTCCTAAGTTAATCCGTGCTTGTGACGAGCAACAACACTGGAAGGAACTTacctatttatatattcaatacGATGAGTTCGATAACGCCGCCTCAACCGTCATGAATCATTCTCCCGAGGCTTGGGATCATATGCAATTTAAGGATATTGCTGTTAAAGTTGCAAACGTTGAACTCTATTACAAGGCGGTTCACTTCTATTTGGAAGAACACCCGGACCTTATCAATGACGTTCTTAATGTTCTTGCACTACGTGTTGATCACACGCGTGTTGTCGACATAATGCGCAAG GCTGGCCAACTTCCTCTTGTGAAACCCTACATGGTTGCAGTTCAAAGCAATAACGTATCTGCTGTAAATGAGGCATTGAATGAAATTTATGTAGAGGAGGAAGACTATGATAGATTGCGTGAATCTATAGATTTGCATGACAACTTTGACCAGATTGGACTTGCACAAAAG ATTGAGAAACACGAGCTTCTTGAGATGAGGCGTGTTGCTGCTTATATATACAAGAAGGCTGGTAGATGGAAACAGTCTATTGCACTGTCTAAGAAAGATAAGGTTTACAAGGATGCAATGGAGACTGCATCGCAATCTGGCGATCGTGAACTCGCTGAAGAGTTGCTAACGTATTTCATTGACCAG GGAAAGAAGGAATGTTTTGCTTCATCTCTATTTGTATGTTACGATCTGATCCGTCCAGATGTTGCTCTTGAGCTAGCATGGTTAAACAACATGATTGATTTTGCGTTCCCGTATCTCCTTCAG TTTATTCGCGAATATACTGGTAAGGTTGATGAACTCATCAAGGACAAGATGGAATCAATCAAGGAAAATAAGGCTAAGGAGAATGAGGAGCAGGATATCGTTAAACAGCAG AATATGTACGCTCAACTACTTCCTCTTGCTTTACCTGCTCCACCGGGTATGGGCGGTGGCCAAATGGGCGGAGGATATGGTCCTCCACCGCCAATGGGAGGAATGGGAATGCCACCAATGCCACCTTTTGGAATGCCGCCAATGGGTTCGTATTGA